A DNA window from Laribacter hongkongensis DSM 14985 contains the following coding sequences:
- a CDS encoding cupin domain-containing protein encodes MDVGLRLRVVREKFGLSQRELAKRAGVTNGTISLIEQNRVSPSISSLKKVLEGLPMTLGDFFTFEVEPRHKQVFYRAGELHNLGTDTMQLWLVGAAHPRRDMTLLSEHYAAGADTGPDMLQHDGQEGGLVIRGEVEVTVGSNIQVLRAGDAYYFDSREPHRFRNVGREEAQIVSASTPPTL; translated from the coding sequence ATGGACGTCGGACTGCGGCTGAGGGTGGTGCGGGAAAAATTCGGCCTGTCGCAACGGGAGCTGGCCAAACGGGCCGGCGTGACCAACGGCACGATCTCGCTGATCGAGCAGAACCGGGTCAGCCCGTCGATCAGCTCGCTCAAGAAGGTGCTGGAAGGGCTGCCCATGACACTGGGCGACTTTTTCACCTTTGAGGTGGAGCCGCGCCACAAGCAGGTGTTCTACCGGGCCGGCGAACTGCACAACCTTGGCACCGACACCATGCAGCTGTGGCTGGTCGGCGCGGCCCACCCGCGCCGCGACATGACCCTGCTGTCCGAGCACTACGCAGCCGGAGCCGACACTGGCCCGGACATGCTGCAACACGACGGACAGGAAGGTGGACTGGTGATCCGCGGTGAAGTGGAAGTCACGGTCGGCAGCAATATCCAGGTCCTGCGCGCCGGCGATGCCTATTACTTCGACTCGCGGGAACCGCACCGCTTTCGCAATGTCGGCCGCGAAGAGGCGCAGATTGTCAGCGCCAGCACGCCGCCGACCCTGTAA
- a CDS encoding YdcF family protein, whose amino-acid sequence MPDSWRVLASRLLDSLILPPGGIVLLLLLVWLMWWRWPRLAHRGLAAAALLLAVLSLPVTAGWLNRTLEAHVAVLPPDARFDAIVVLGGGKRPQAVEFGGDTVSTDTLLRLRYAARLARQSGKPVLVTGGAPLGGPPEAVLMAAALAEWQVSARWVESASLTTADNARLSAGLLRQAGVQRIALVSQAWHLPRAIRAFERQGLTVLPAPTAFTRHEEQGWLAWLPRASALQESRRALREWLGLLLT is encoded by the coding sequence ATGCCTGACTCCTGGCGCGTACTGGCCAGTCGCCTGCTGGACAGCCTGATCCTGCCGCCGGGCGGCATCGTGCTGCTGCTGCTGCTGGTCTGGCTGATGTGGTGGCGCTGGCCGCGTCTGGCGCATCGCGGACTGGCGGCGGCGGCCCTGCTGCTGGCCGTCCTGTCCCTGCCGGTGACGGCGGGCTGGCTCAACCGGACGCTGGAGGCGCATGTGGCCGTCCTGCCGCCGGATGCCCGCTTCGACGCCATCGTGGTCCTGGGGGGCGGCAAACGGCCGCAGGCCGTCGAGTTCGGCGGGGATACCGTCAGTACCGACACCCTGCTGCGCCTGCGTTATGCCGCCAGACTGGCCCGGCAGTCGGGCAAGCCCGTGCTGGTGACCGGCGGGGCACCGCTGGGTGGCCCGCCGGAAGCGGTCCTGATGGCAGCTGCGCTGGCCGAGTGGCAGGTGTCTGCGCGCTGGGTCGAGTCCGCCTCGCTGACCACGGCGGACAATGCCCGGCTCAGTGCCGGCCTGTTGCGGCAGGCCGGCGTGCAGCGCATCGCCCTGGTCAGTCAGGCATGGCATTTGCCACGGGCCATCCGGGCTTTTGAACGCCAAGGACTGACGGTGTTGCCGGCGCCGACCGCGTTTACCCGCCACGAAGAACAGGGCTGGCTGGCCTGGTTGCCCCGCGCGAGTGCCTTGCAGGAAAGCCGGCGCGCCTTGCGCGAATGGCTGGGGCTGCTGTTGACCTGA
- a CDS encoding DUF2946 family protein yields the protein MDAIVQQAMARWPDVPDVYGWLARDGRGRWLIRGERLEHAATLEFILRNYQPDERGAWFFQNGPQRVFVSLATAPLTCRLMPDGRVSTGTPADFQPRQAFLTPDGDCYLLAATAHAALLDGADLAAVSFINAQGRLATDADWEHGPGPGWQLRAGRFCLPLQTVSQEAIPMQCGFLRQPYP from the coding sequence ATGGATGCCATCGTGCAGCAAGCCATGGCCAGATGGCCGGACGTACCCGATGTCTATGGCTGGCTGGCGCGCGATGGCCGGGGCCGCTGGCTGATCCGGGGTGAACGGCTGGAGCACGCAGCCACGCTGGAATTCATCCTGCGCAATTACCAGCCGGACGAACGCGGCGCCTGGTTTTTCCAGAACGGGCCGCAGCGGGTATTCGTCAGTCTGGCAACCGCCCCTCTGACCTGCAGGCTGATGCCGGACGGACGCGTTAGTACCGGCACTCCGGCAGATTTCCAGCCACGGCAAGCGTTCCTGACACCTGACGGCGATTGCTACCTGCTGGCCGCCACTGCCCATGCAGCCTTGCTGGACGGAGCCGATCTGGCTGCGGTTTCCTTCATCAATGCGCAAGGCCGACTGGCGACCGATGCCGACTGGGAACATGGTCCCGGCCCCGGCTGGCAATTGCGGGCCGGGCGCTTTTGCCTGCCCTTGCAGACCGTGTCCCAGGAGGCCATTCCCATGCAATGCGGGTTTCTGCGCCAGCCATACCCCTGA
- the pgeF gene encoding peptidoglycan editing factor PgeF has protein sequence MQNLTAGWPAPARVRTLITTRDGGVSLAPYASLNLGQHVGDDPAAVAENRARLRACLPAEPFWLNQVHGIGVQEACADAPDVPPDADAGFTRQPGVVCAVMTADCLPVLLTDRSGSVVAAAHAGWRGLCNGIIEATIARMAVPASDILAWLGAAIGPDAFEVGPEVRAAFMAHDPTAASAFAAIPDGKYLADIYLLARQRLNACGVTEVHGGDACTVTERERYFSYRRDGRTGRMASLIWLAD, from the coding sequence ATGCAGAACCTGACTGCCGGCTGGCCGGCTCCTGCCCGCGTCCGCACCCTGATCACGACCCGCGACGGCGGTGTCAGCCTGGCGCCCTACGCCAGCCTGAACCTGGGCCAGCATGTGGGTGACGATCCGGCTGCCGTCGCCGAAAACCGGGCCCGCCTGCGGGCCTGTCTGCCTGCCGAACCATTCTGGCTGAACCAGGTTCACGGCATCGGAGTGCAGGAAGCCTGTGCAGACGCACCGGACGTCCCTCCCGATGCCGATGCCGGCTTCACGCGCCAGCCTGGCGTGGTATGCGCCGTCATGACGGCAGACTGCCTGCCCGTGCTGCTGACCGACCGGTCCGGCAGTGTCGTGGCCGCCGCCCATGCCGGCTGGCGCGGGCTGTGCAACGGCATCATCGAAGCCACCATTGCCCGGATGGCCGTGCCGGCCAGTGACATTCTGGCGTGGCTCGGAGCGGCCATCGGACCGGATGCGTTCGAGGTCGGGCCGGAAGTCCGGGCAGCCTTCATGGCACATGACCCGACGGCAGCCAGCGCCTTTGCCGCCATTCCGGACGGCAAGTATCTGGCGGACATCTACCTGCTGGCACGCCAGCGCCTGAATGCCTGCGGTGTCACCGAAGTGCATGGCGGCGATGCCTGTACCGTGACCGAGCGTGAGCGTTATTTTTCCTACCGCCGTGACGGTCGCACCGGGCGGATGGCATCGCTGATCTGGCTGGCCGACTGA
- a CDS encoding amino acid ABC transporter permease: protein MDFRFSMIVEYAPLFIDGVKMTLGITVIAVVLGTLIGLFMGMARLADARHGMGKYLLRYCVKWPATAYVTFFRGTPLFVQILLVHFALMPTLVHPVDGILISGDLAREIRQNYGAFFSGLLALTLNAGAYITEIFRAGILSIDKGQMEAARSLGMSYGQAMRFVVVPQAFRRMLPPLGNEAIMLLKDSSLVSAIGLAELAFAARTVAGVYSRYWEPYLTISFMYLALTMLMAWGIAALEKRYRVASH, encoded by the coding sequence ATGGACTTCCGGTTTTCGATGATCGTTGAATACGCCCCGTTGTTTATCGACGGCGTAAAAATGACACTGGGCATTACGGTGATTGCCGTGGTGCTGGGAACCCTGATCGGCCTTTTCATGGGGATGGCCCGGCTGGCCGATGCACGCCACGGCATGGGCAAATATCTTCTGCGCTATTGCGTCAAATGGCCGGCTACAGCGTATGTGACCTTCTTTCGCGGTACACCGCTCTTTGTGCAGATCCTGCTGGTGCACTTCGCACTGATGCCGACCCTGGTTCATCCGGTTGACGGTATCCTGATCAGCGGTGATCTGGCGCGGGAAATCCGCCAGAACTATGGCGCATTCTTTTCCGGCCTGCTGGCCCTGACCCTGAACGCCGGTGCCTATATCACCGAGATTTTCCGGGCCGGCATCCTGTCGATCGACAAGGGGCAGATGGAAGCTGCCCGTTCGCTGGGAATGAGTTATGGCCAGGCGATGAGGTTCGTTGTGGTGCCGCAGGCATTCCGCCGCATGCTGCCGCCGCTTGGCAACGAAGCCATCATGCTGCTCAAGGACAGCTCGCTGGTATCGGCCATTGGCCTTGCAGAACTGGCTTTTGCTGCCCGGACCGTGGCAGGCGTGTACTCGCGCTACTGGGAGCCGTACCTGACCATCTCGTTCATGTATCTGGCCCTGACCATGCTGATGGCGTGGGGGATCGCAGCGCTGGAAAAACGCTATCGCGTGGCCTCGCACTGA
- a CDS encoding cold-shock protein, which produces MTTQTGTVKWFNETKGFGFISPDAGGDDLFAHFTEIQTKGFRTLAEGERVTFETKMGPKGVAAANIQKA; this is translated from the coding sequence ATGACGACTCAGACCGGCACGGTAAAATGGTTCAACGAAACCAAGGGTTTCGGATTCATTTCTCCCGACGCAGGCGGCGATGATCTCTTCGCTCACTTCACCGAAATCCAAACCAAGGGCTTCCGTACCCTGGCCGAAGGCGAACGCGTGACTTTCGAGACCAAGATGGGTCCGAAAGGCGTAGCAGCTGCCAACATCCAGAAAGCCTGA
- a CDS encoding 23S rRNA (adenine(2030)-N(6))-methyltransferase RlmJ: MLSYRHAFHAGNHADVLKHTVELLLLDYLNQKDKPYWYIDTHAGAGCYRLDEGYASKNAEFNTGIGPLWQRDDLPEPLARYVELVRGLNPDGELRFYPGSPFVAARAIRRDDKLRLFELHPTDGNILTENFSDAGRRAQVTLADGFAGLKSVLPPPPRRALVLIDPPYEDKRDYHKVETALAAALQRFPAGLYAVWYPCLQRAEAKALPQALRRLAPNWLDVSLHVETPARDGFGMAGSGMFIINPPWTLPDTLKSLMPWLVKALGRDAGAGYRLDWHIN, encoded by the coding sequence ATGCTTTCTTACCGCCACGCCTTTCATGCCGGCAACCACGCCGACGTCCTCAAACACACGGTCGAGCTGCTGCTGCTCGATTACCTGAACCAGAAGGACAAGCCTTACTGGTACATCGACACGCACGCCGGAGCCGGCTGCTACCGGCTGGACGAAGGCTATGCCAGCAAGAATGCCGAATTCAACACCGGCATCGGTCCGCTGTGGCAGCGCGACGACCTGCCCGAACCGCTGGCTCGCTATGTTGAGCTGGTGCGCGGCCTGAATCCGGACGGCGAACTGCGCTTCTACCCCGGCTCACCGTTTGTCGCAGCCCGGGCCATCCGCCGGGACGACAAGCTGCGCCTGTTCGAGCTGCATCCGACCGATGGCAACATCCTGACGGAAAATTTCTCCGACGCCGGTCGCCGGGCCCAGGTCACGCTGGCCGACGGGTTTGCCGGACTGAAGTCGGTGCTGCCGCCTCCGCCGCGCCGGGCCCTGGTGCTGATCGATCCGCCCTACGAGGACAAGCGCGACTACCACAAGGTCGAAACGGCGCTGGCCGCTGCCCTGCAACGCTTTCCGGCCGGCCTGTACGCCGTGTGGTATCCCTGCCTGCAACGCGCAGAGGCCAAGGCCTTGCCGCAAGCCCTGCGCCGTCTGGCACCGAACTGGCTGGACGTCAGCCTGCACGTTGAAACACCGGCCCGCGACGGCTTTGGCATGGCAGGCAGCGGCATGTTCATCATCAACCCGCCGTGGACGCTGCCGGACACGCTCAAGTCGCTGATGCCGTGGCTGGTGAAGGCGCTGGGACGCGATGCCGGCGCCGGCTACCGGCTGGACTGGCACATCAACTGA
- a CDS encoding carboxymuconolactone decarboxylase family protein, producing MAIGSYKELTQTVSGELAQLRQSQSDVMTAFGQLAQAANKPGVLDKKAKEFVALGIAVAGRCDDCIGFHVKALVQLGATRAEIEEVLAVAVYMGGGPSLMYSTHALKAFEEFSA from the coding sequence ATGGCTATCGGATCCTACAAGGAACTGACCCAGACCGTATCCGGCGAGCTGGCCCAGCTGCGCCAGAGCCAGTCCGACGTAATGACGGCTTTCGGCCAGCTGGCCCAGGCAGCCAACAAGCCTGGCGTGCTGGACAAGAAAGCCAAGGAATTTGTCGCGCTCGGCATCGCCGTGGCCGGCCGCTGCGATGACTGCATCGGTTTTCATGTCAAGGCTCTGGTCCAGCTGGGCGCCACCCGCGCCGAAATCGAGGAAGTGCTGGCCGTTGCGGTCTACATGGGCGGCGGTCCGTCGCTGATGTACTCGACCCACGCACTCAAGGCTTTCGAGGAGTTCTCGGCCTGA
- a CDS encoding ArsR/SmtB family transcription factor: protein MKNNLSSVLAPHAADATRFLKALGHEARLLILCRLLDGETSAGELWQDSSLSQSAFSQHLAVLREEGLITSRKEAQMVYYRLASVDVIDLLQLLRRMFCPA from the coding sequence ATGAAAAACAACCTGAGTTCGGTACTGGCTCCCCATGCAGCAGATGCCACACGCTTCCTCAAGGCCCTGGGCCATGAGGCGCGGCTTCTTATCCTCTGCCGGCTGCTTGACGGTGAAACCAGTGCCGGCGAACTGTGGCAGGACTCCAGCCTGAGCCAGTCGGCTTTTTCACAGCATCTGGCCGTGCTGCGCGAAGAAGGGCTGATTACTTCGCGCAAGGAAGCACAGATGGTGTACTACCGGCTGGCCAGCGTGGATGTCATCGACCTGCTGCAATTGCTACGGCGCATGTTCTGCCCGGCCTGA
- the rluD gene encoding 23S rRNA pseudouridine(1911/1915/1917) synthase RluD codes for MTESVAKFDDYNDIVDTRVLTIPDTLAGDRLDAALAALMPDQSRSRLTQWIKDGHVRVDGSTVTVPRSKTVLGQQVEVDEQLSLDEMAFAPEDIEIPVIYEDRQILVVNKPAGLVTHPGNGNWSGTLLNGLLYRVPELAHVPRAGIVHRLDKDTSGLMVVAKTVAAQLDLIRQLQARTVKRHYRAIACGNVAGDITIDKAIGRDPKTRVKMAVVAFGGKPAITHVRPLEMFEHHTLVECRLETGRTHQIRVHMASIGCPLAGDPLYGNPRLPASPEVREAINDFGRQALHAAKLALIHPESKKPVGWKTRLPQDMQYLLSVMRDAQQPDDWDDDEEDDLTGWEIIYTQE; via the coding sequence ATGACCGAATCCGTAGCAAAGTTCGACGATTATAACGATATCGTTGACACCCGTGTCCTCACGATTCCCGATACATTGGCCGGCGACCGGCTGGATGCCGCACTGGCGGCCCTGATGCCCGACCAGTCGCGCAGCCGGCTGACCCAGTGGATCAAGGACGGCCACGTGCGCGTGGACGGCAGCACGGTCACCGTACCGCGCAGCAAGACCGTTCTCGGCCAGCAGGTCGAGGTGGACGAACAGCTGTCGCTGGACGAAATGGCCTTTGCCCCGGAAGACATCGAAATTCCGGTGATCTACGAAGACCGGCAGATCCTCGTCGTCAACAAGCCGGCCGGGCTGGTCACACACCCGGGCAACGGCAACTGGTCCGGCACCCTGCTCAACGGCTTGCTGTACCGGGTGCCGGAACTGGCCCACGTCCCGCGCGCCGGCATCGTGCACCGCCTTGACAAGGACACCAGCGGCCTCATGGTGGTGGCCAAGACCGTGGCCGCCCAGCTCGACCTCATCAGGCAGTTGCAGGCCCGTACGGTCAAACGCCATTACCGGGCCATCGCCTGCGGCAACGTGGCCGGTGACATCACCATCGACAAGGCCATCGGCCGCGACCCCAAGACCCGGGTGAAGATGGCCGTGGTGGCCTTTGGCGGCAAACCGGCCATCACGCATGTGCGGCCGCTGGAAATGTTCGAGCACCACACGCTGGTCGAGTGCCGGCTGGAAACCGGCCGCACCCACCAGATCCGCGTGCACATGGCCAGTATCGGCTGCCCGCTGGCCGGTGATCCGCTCTATGGCAACCCGCGGCTGCCGGCCTCACCGGAAGTCCGGGAGGCCATCAACGACTTTGGCCGGCAGGCACTGCACGCCGCCAAACTGGCGCTGATCCATCCGGAAAGCAAAAAGCCGGTCGGCTGGAAAACCCGTCTGCCGCAGGACATGCAGTACCTGCTGTCGGTCATGCGCGACGCCCAGCAGCCGGATGACTGGGATGATGATGAAGAGGACGACCTGACCGGCTGGGAAATCATTTACACGCAGGAGTAA
- a CDS encoding aldehyde dehydrogenase — MTTLTDWHARAARLQPETRAFVAGRYCHARDGRTFDCLSPVDGRLLGKVAWCGAADVDAAVQAARQAFERGDWAGLPPRERKARLLRLAGLIEQHAEELALLETLDMGKPVSDALAVDMAGSAYTFAWYAEAVDKWSGEVAPLDPSLLGLVTREPVGVVAAIVPWNFPLLMASWKIAPALAAGNSVILKPSEKSPLTAIRLAALAAEAGLPDGVLQVLPGAGDTGRLLAAHMDVDCVAFTGSTAVGRQIAGYAAASNLKRTWLELGGKSPQLILADCPDLEQAARAVAGGIFFNQGEMCSAGSRVLVHNSLKDALIDAVRTAAGRWLPGDPLDPATRMGAIVDEQQFRKVQDYLDSGRREASLLFGGDVASPVPGGWYVNPTAFLATPGCRIEREEIFGPVLTLIGFDDPDDAIRIANDSIYGLAAAVWTSSLSSAHRVSRALRAGTVWVNCYDEGGDMNLPFGGFRQSGNGRDKSLHALDKYTELKTTLIKP, encoded by the coding sequence ATGACCACCCTGACCGACTGGCACGCCCGTGCCGCCCGCCTGCAACCGGAAACCCGCGCCTTTGTCGCCGGCCGGTATTGCCATGCCCGCGATGGCCGCACCTTCGATTGCCTCTCCCCCGTGGACGGTCGCTTGCTGGGTAAGGTCGCCTGGTGTGGTGCTGCCGACGTGGACGCTGCCGTACAGGCAGCCCGGCAGGCTTTCGAGCGGGGAGACTGGGCCGGTTTGCCGCCCCGCGAGCGCAAGGCACGGCTGCTGCGGCTGGCCGGCCTGATCGAGCAGCACGCCGAAGAACTGGCCCTGCTGGAAACCCTCGACATGGGCAAGCCCGTCAGCGATGCCCTGGCGGTCGACATGGCCGGCAGTGCCTACACGTTTGCCTGGTACGCCGAAGCCGTCGACAAATGGAGCGGCGAAGTGGCACCGCTCGACCCGTCCCTGCTGGGACTGGTCACCCGCGAGCCGGTCGGCGTGGTGGCCGCCATCGTGCCGTGGAATTTCCCGCTGCTGATGGCGTCATGGAAAATCGCCCCGGCACTGGCTGCCGGCAACAGCGTCATCCTCAAGCCCAGCGAAAAATCGCCGCTCACCGCCATCCGGCTGGCCGCGCTGGCGGCCGAAGCCGGCCTGCCGGACGGCGTGTTGCAGGTGCTGCCGGGGGCGGGTGACACCGGCCGCCTGCTGGCCGCACACATGGACGTCGACTGCGTGGCCTTCACCGGCTCGACCGCCGTCGGGCGGCAGATTGCCGGCTACGCCGCAGCCAGCAACCTCAAGCGCACCTGGCTGGAGCTGGGCGGCAAATCACCGCAGCTGATCCTCGCGGACTGCCCGGACCTTGAGCAGGCGGCCCGTGCCGTTGCCGGTGGCATCTTCTTCAACCAGGGCGAAATGTGCTCGGCCGGCAGCCGGGTGCTGGTCCACAACAGCCTGAAGGACGCGCTGATCGACGCTGTCCGCACAGCCGCCGGCCGCTGGTTGCCGGGCGATCCGCTTGACCCGGCCACGCGCATGGGCGCCATCGTCGACGAGCAGCAGTTCCGGAAAGTGCAGGACTATCTCGACAGCGGACGCCGCGAAGCCAGCCTGCTGTTCGGCGGCGATGTTGCCAGCCCGGTGCCCGGCGGCTGGTATGTCAATCCGACAGCCTTTCTGGCCACTCCAGGCTGCCGCATCGAGCGTGAGGAAATCTTCGGCCCGGTACTGACGCTGATCGGTTTTGACGATCCGGACGACGCCATCCGCATCGCCAACGACAGCATCTACGGCCTGGCCGCCGCCGTCTGGACCAGCAGCCTGTCCAGCGCCCACCGGGTGTCCCGCGCCTTGCGCGCCGGCACGGTCTGGGTCAACTGCTATGACGAAGGCGGTGACATGAACCTGCCGTTTGGCGGCTTCCGGCAGTCGGGCAACGGGCGGGACAAATCACTGCACGCCCTCGACAAGTACACCGAACTCAAAACCACCCTGATCAAACCCTGA
- a CDS encoding basic amino acid ABC transporter substrate-binding protein gives MQLSRRNLVLSAILSAVVLAGCGKKEAAPEAAAAAPEAPAVKEYVVGTDAAYAPFEYENDKKEVEGFDIDVLSAAAEKGGFKVKFINTPWEGIFASLGNGDRDIVVSSVTITDERKQTMDFSEPYFEARQLIVVSKNDAAGIKKFADLKGKKVAVQTGTTGDEVTQKLLGKSSPDIKRFESTPLALKELENGGVDAVVADNGVVVNYLSNNGDKGLVSVEDTESFAPEYYGIAVKKGNQALQEQINKGLAAIKADGTYDQIYAKWFGAKQQ, from the coding sequence ATGCAGTTGTCACGTAGAAACTTGGTGCTGTCGGCTATCCTGTCGGCAGTGGTTCTGGCTGGTTGCGGCAAGAAAGAAGCCGCTCCCGAGGCAGCTGCAGCCGCTCCGGAAGCACCGGCCGTGAAGGAATATGTGGTCGGTACGGATGCGGCTTATGCTCCGTTCGAGTACGAAAACGACAAAAAGGAAGTCGAAGGCTTCGATATTGACGTCTTGTCGGCTGCGGCTGAAAAAGGCGGCTTTAAGGTCAAGTTCATCAATACGCCGTGGGAAGGCATTTTCGCCAGCCTTGGCAATGGCGACCGCGACATCGTCGTGTCGTCCGTGACTATCACAGACGAGCGCAAGCAGACCATGGATTTCTCCGAGCCGTATTTCGAGGCCCGCCAGCTGATCGTGGTCAGCAAGAATGACGCCGCTGGCATCAAGAAGTTTGCCGACCTGAAGGGCAAGAAAGTTGCCGTCCAGACCGGTACGACCGGCGATGAAGTCACCCAGAAACTGCTGGGAAAGAGCAGCCCGGACATCAAGCGTTTTGAAAGCACTCCGCTGGCCCTGAAGGAGCTGGAAAACGGTGGTGTGGACGCTGTGGTGGCCGATAACGGCGTGGTGGTGAACTACCTCTCCAATAATGGTGACAAGGGTCTGGTGTCGGTTGAAGATACCGAAAGCTTTGCACCGGAGTACTATGGCATTGCCGTGAAGAAGGGCAACCAGGCCTTGCAGGAGCAGATCAACAAGGGGCTGGCAGCCATCAAGGCTGATGGTACCTACGACCAGATCTACGCCAAGTGGTTTGGTGCCAAGCAGCAGTAA
- a CDS encoding outer membrane protein assembly factor BamD: MKKIAVMMLMAAWLAGCSTTSEPADETRGWTVEKLYSEARDELNSGNYTRAIKLYETLEARYPYGRYAQQAQMDLAYAHFKDQEPALSLAAADRFIKLHPAHPNVDYVYYLKGLVNYNEDGGILSKYTGQDRAERDPKAAREAFTSFRDLVVRFPDSKYAPDARVKMQNLVDGLAEHELFVARYYMRRSAYLAAANRAQGMIKEFPDSPFVEESFAIMVTAYDKLGKTTLRDDTRRVLETNFPNSVYLKKPWQPRDVPWYQFW; encoded by the coding sequence ATGAAAAAAATCGCGGTAATGATGCTGATGGCGGCTTGGCTTGCCGGGTGTTCGACCACCTCCGAGCCAGCGGACGAGACGCGCGGCTGGACGGTCGAAAAACTCTATTCCGAGGCGCGCGACGAGCTGAATAGTGGAAATTATACGCGGGCGATCAAGCTCTACGAAACGCTCGAAGCGCGTTATCCGTATGGCCGTTATGCCCAGCAGGCGCAGATGGACCTCGCCTACGCGCACTTCAAGGACCAGGAACCGGCCTTGTCGCTGGCCGCTGCCGACCGCTTCATCAAGCTGCACCCGGCGCACCCGAACGTTGACTACGTTTACTACCTCAAGGGACTGGTCAACTACAACGAAGACGGCGGCATCCTGTCCAAATACACCGGTCAGGACCGGGCCGAGCGTGATCCAAAGGCCGCGCGCGAGGCCTTTACCTCTTTCCGTGATCTGGTCGTGCGCTTCCCGGACAGCAAGTATGCCCCGGATGCCCGGGTGAAAATGCAGAACCTCGTCGACGGCCTGGCCGAACACGAACTCTTTGTTGCGCGCTATTACATGCGCCGCAGCGCCTATCTGGCAGCCGCAAACCGTGCCCAGGGCATGATCAAGGAATTCCCGGATTCGCCGTTTGTCGAAGAATCCTTCGCCATCATGGTGACGGCCTACGACAAGCTCGGCAAAACCACCCTGCGCGACGATACCCGCCGGGTGCTGGAAACCAACTTCCCCAACAGCGTCTACCTGAAAAAGCCGTGGCAGCCGCGTGACGTGCCGTGGTACCAGTTCTGGTAA
- a CDS encoding rhodanese-like domain-containing protein — MKRLLPALAALSLLLAPVTSALAAGQPLLIDVRTPAEYEAGHLPGAALAPVDRIARDIVRLAPDKDTPITLYCRSGRRSEAARQTLLGMGYTRVTNAGGYEELKQKSATRP, encoded by the coding sequence ATGAAACGCCTGTTACCCGCCCTTGCCGCCCTGAGCCTGCTGCTGGCACCGGTCACATCAGCCCTCGCCGCCGGCCAGCCGCTGCTGATCGACGTCCGCACCCCCGCCGAATACGAAGCCGGTCACCTGCCCGGCGCCGCGCTCGCGCCGGTTGACCGGATTGCCCGCGACATCGTCCGGCTGGCACCGGACAAGGACACGCCGATTACCCTGTACTGCCGCAGTGGCCGGCGCTCGGAAGCCGCGCGGCAGACCCTGCTCGGCATGGGCTACACCCGGGTCACCAATGCCGGAGGCTATGAAGAGCTGAAGCAGAAATCCGCGACCAGGCCTTGA